A segment of the Staphylococcus ratti genome:
GGGTCTATCACAATAGCGTCTAAATCATTCAACCATTGTTCGCCATATTCAACAGAATCTGGTCCTTTCTTAACTCCCTTGATTCGCTTAACTCCGTGCTCTTTTTTAAGCTCATCAATAGACTTGGGTTCCATTTTATTCAACTGAGGTCGTTAATCTCAGCCCGTTATTAACCGCTTACAGTTTCCTGCAAGATTAGACTATATCTTCAATAAAAAAAGACCTCGAAAGGTCTCGTTTATTGCTCGGTTTTTCCACTCACTTGAGTGTACTCTACTCCCTTACACTATTTTTATTCCTTGGGTCACCTTTTAAATAGTGCGGTTTCGATAGTCGTTGAACAACATCTTCTTTTGTTAAAGGTTTATAACTAAATATTCTTTTCTTATGCGATTTGGTTTCATCCCTCGCGCAGGCGCAAGCATGGCCTCTGTTGTAACCATCTTTTTCACATTCCTTTGTAGACAGATAAGTTTTTTCCAAATCTCCATTGAAAGTGTAAACATACATTTTCTTTTTTAATGAATGTAAATTATTTTCTCTAGGTGTAACCCATTCAAGATTAGTCACATTATTATTTTGTCTGTCTTCATCAATATGATTTACATATTTTTTGTTATTAGGGTTATCTATGAAAGCCGCAGCTACTATTCTGTGAGTTCTTAAATATCTAACCTTTTTACTATTGGTCATTAGCGCTACATATAAATAACCGCCCGTTTTTACATATTGCTTTAATTTCTTAGGCTCTTTACGTCTTTTTCCACCGTTAGCAGAATAACTATAAACACCGCCTAATTCATTTACAAAATAACAGTCAAGAATATCTTCATAACCTTTAATCTCTTTTATCATCTTCATTGATATCACCCCTATGGTTATTATACCATTTATATGACACAATGACGACATAAAACTTAATGATATTGCTGCTGATTGTCCACATATCTTTAAGATTGTTACCATTTGGTACTTAAAGCTTTAGGAGTTCCCAGCAATTAACCGAGTTAAGTGCCTAACATTAAGCACTATCCGCGTATATATCGTCGCTCTGATAACCTTTAGACCACAGCCACTTACCAAACTGCCTATTACTGATTTGCACGCCGTAATACTCATCCATAGCGTATATAACACGTTTCTTTTTGTCATAGTGCCAACGGACAAATGCTAACGGGTCAGTAGCGTAACCAAAGTCGACAGCGTTACGTATGTTGTCGAATGTTTTAAATAACTCGTCAGGTATCTTCTCAATACGCAAGTTATTAAACGGTACAACGCCACTGCCTATTGCTTCACCCATATACTCCCAGCGATAACGTAACTTATTCCTTTGTTTAGCAGCCTCTGCCTCTTGTATAAACTGTTTGGATATATACGGGTTATTTAAGTATGTTGAATGGTGCACAAACGTGTTATCAGGTTGTATGGATGATTCATACTTCTTATTAGCCCAATGTTGTTTACGCTTGGCTGGGTTGTAACTAAAGAAAAATTTATAAAACAATCCGTCCTCCAACTCGCCACGTAACATTGAATTGGTTATCGTGGTCACTTCATCTTCGGTTTTAAATTCTCCGAGCTCCTCAATCCACATAATAGAGAAAGGGAACCGGCTATCTTTCAACGACTTCAATCGTTCAGGGTTCTGCGCCCCTCTAAAGATAATACGATTCCCTCTGGGTTTATATGTGATTTCCATTGGCGACACCTTAACCTTAAATAAGTGTGACACCTTTTGTTCTTCAATCGCCCACTTGATTTGCTCAAATACAGATGTTGCTAGTGTGTTATCTGTCTTACGGACAACTACCGCATTCATCGGATAGCGCATAATTAGTTGCGTAATGATTATAGATATGTCTGATGACTTACCACTACCACGACCACCTTTTGCTACAACATTCAATACGTTATAGTCTTTGGTAGCTCTCCACAAATCATGAAAGTGTCTAGGTATTAAGGACGAAAGATTAATTGATGTCGTCATTAAACATCACCGCCCCTGTATGCTCTATCTCTTGCTTCTCCACAGGGTTGTATCCTGTACGGTCAAGAATGTCTTTGGACGCTTGAAACCTTACTAACTCACTTTTAGCATCTAATAGGCTAATCATGGTTTGTAGGGCTTTAGGCACTTGCTTTTGTAAATGCTCCGCTTGATACCCTTTAAATCCCTCTCTAAACTTATCGTTAGCTTTCCATCTGGATATAGTAGCTCGGTTCACATCAATTTGTTCTGCGATGTCCATATCCTTTGCGCCTGTATCAGTCTTGATTTGTATATAAGCCTGTTGCTTCTTCGTTAATTCTAAGTACGCCCCGAATGTTGCGTTATTTTGCATGTTTGTCATCTCATTTATCACCAACTCTCACGGTTAATTCACCTTATTTTGACATATAAAAAAAGACACCGAGAAACCAGTGTCTAATGATTATGTTTTGTTATTTTATTTGAGCTCTACACTCATACGAATGTATAACCGCCTACCCAATAGATAAGCGGTTCGGCAACCGGGCGCGCAACATATACATGATAAACGCTTACCCAATCATCCAAAGTTGAGTTATACACTCATATCAGTATAAAGTGGACGCCCATTACAGACGCCCGGTTATTTGAAAGGAGGAGAATACATATCAACCACACATTTATTATATTAAATAAATCAGTATACACAAAACATTGTTATAATAGTCATTAGTGTCATTTTTGTCATTCATTGTAATAAATATATCTTCTCTGCCAACTCATCTCGTCTCGCCAAGAAGTTATTGCGGTTCAATTTAGCATTAGGCATTTTCTTTATGATTTCATCTCGCCGATATCCTCTTTTAAGTAACTCTAAAAAACAGAAGTCTACATGACCCAGTTTCTGTTGAGACTTATTAATAAACTCAACTTCTACTAGCATTTGAGAAAATCGTTTATTCGCTCTATCTAATCTCACAACGATATCCTCTACCTTACTGTTGTTTTCCCCTTTACCCTTTGGTAACGTCGCTTGTATACCATATTGTGCTATAGAGTTGCTATCATATTCAGGCACCACATCAGCCAGCACATTACATTTCATCTTATGTGTGCCAATCATATTTATAATCGCCT
Coding sequences within it:
- a CDS encoding HNH endonuclease — translated: MKMIKEIKGYEDILDCYFVNELGGVYSYSANGGKRRKEPKKLKQYVKTGGYLYVALMTNSKKVRYLRTHRIVAAAFIDNPNNKKYVNHIDEDRQNNNVTNLEWVTPRENNLHSLKKKMYVYTFNGDLEKTYLSTKECEKDGYNRGHACACARDETKSHKKRIFSYKPLTKEDVVQRLSKPHYLKGDPRNKNSVRE
- a CDS encoding DNA-binding protein; translation: MTNMQNNATFGAYLELTKKQQAYIQIKTDTGAKDMDIAEQIDVNRATISRWKANDKFREGFKGYQAEHLQKQVPKALQTMISLLDAKSELVRFQASKDILDRTGYNPVEKQEIEHTGAVMFNDDIN